A section of the Paenibacillus odorifer genome encodes:
- a CDS encoding carbohydrate ABC transporter permease, whose product MPRALKKSLPHIALLFYLLVILFPFLFVLFSSVKKDNNEIALNPFGIPKEFVFNNYVEAWVNAKISTYFFNSLYISILASVVSILLASMFAFAVTRMRQGKWNTILFSLVLVGMLIPNNALMLPIYTIVRKLGILNTHWALIIPYIANAIPFTIIILAAFMRNLPREIEEAAVMDGLKAPGIFARIIVPLTVPAMVTVFIVNFLGNWNEFLLANYFLSNDELRTLPVGMVQFRDQYQMNYAQMSAGIVFSVLPVIIIYAILQEKIIEGVTAGGVKG is encoded by the coding sequence ATGCCACGCGCCCTGAAAAAGAGTCTGCCACATATTGCCCTTTTATTCTATTTGTTAGTGATCCTGTTTCCTTTCCTATTCGTATTATTCTCTTCTGTGAAAAAGGATAATAATGAGATTGCGCTTAATCCTTTTGGCATTCCAAAGGAATTCGTCTTCAATAACTACGTCGAAGCTTGGGTAAATGCCAAGATCAGTACTTACTTTTTCAACAGTTTGTACATTTCGATACTTGCTTCTGTAGTGTCCATTCTGCTTGCGTCTATGTTTGCTTTTGCGGTTACGCGGATGCGTCAGGGGAAATGGAATACTATTTTGTTCTCACTGGTTTTAGTAGGAATGCTCATTCCGAATAATGCTTTAATGCTGCCGATTTATACGATTGTACGTAAGTTAGGAATACTGAACACCCACTGGGCGTTGATCATTCCTTATATCGCCAATGCGATTCCATTTACCATAATTATTTTAGCAGCATTTATGCGAAATTTACCTAGAGAAATAGAAGAAGCTGCGGTCATGGATGGCTTGAAGGCACCGGGTATCTTTGCTAGAATTATTGTACCTCTAACGGTTCCGGCTATGGTTACTGTATTCATTGTTAATTTCCTGGGAAATTGGAACGAGTTCTTGCTAGCTAACTACTTCCTGTCGAATGACGAGCTGCGAACGCTTCCAGTAGGTATGGTCCAATTCCGTGATCAATACCAAATGAACTATGCACAAATGTCAGCCGGTATCGTCTTCAGCGTCCTGCCGGTAATTATCATTTATGCTATTCTGCAGGAGAAGATTATTGAAGGTGTAACAGCGGGCGGCGTAAAAGGATAA
- a CDS encoding carbohydrate ABC transporter permease, translating into MSQTETAIGSSRRTGKCTKRQRQPNEISNISNLLINIFFWIYTAICVVPLILVVIVSFSDENSVIQNGYSFFPNKWDISSYEFLLKDYWQIIDAASVSLFVTVVGTILSLIIMAMYAYPISRGDFPHRNFFSFFMFFTMLFNGGLVPWYLVYTRMMHMKDTLWILIMPLLVSAFFVIILRTFFANTIPPALIESAKIDGAPEFRIFVQIILPLSMPVLATVGLFQTLAYWNDWYLSLIFISPEGHVNLQYLMYKTMLNVQFLTASPQAMAALAAQGVEINIPTETVRMAMAVIGIGPIVFVYSFFQKYFIKGLTVGAVKG; encoded by the coding sequence TTGAGCCAGACAGAAACAGCAATAGGGTCGTCACGGCGTACAGGAAAGTGCACAAAACGGCAAAGACAACCCAATGAAATATCTAATATATCTAATTTGCTAATTAATATATTCTTTTGGATATACACAGCGATTTGTGTGGTGCCGCTGATCCTCGTAGTTATTGTATCGTTTTCGGACGAGAATTCCGTTATTCAGAACGGGTACAGCTTTTTTCCTAACAAGTGGGATATTTCTTCTTATGAATTTCTGTTAAAAGATTATTGGCAAATTATCGATGCAGCTTCCGTTTCGTTATTTGTGACTGTGGTGGGCACGATTCTGAGTCTTATCATTATGGCTATGTACGCTTACCCTATCTCACGTGGAGATTTTCCACATCGTAATTTCTTCTCATTTTTTATGTTTTTTACAATGTTGTTTAATGGTGGCCTTGTGCCTTGGTATCTGGTCTACACGCGAATGATGCATATGAAGGATACGTTATGGATTCTAATTATGCCGCTGCTGGTTTCTGCTTTCTTTGTTATCATCTTACGGACCTTTTTTGCCAATACCATACCACCAGCTTTAATCGAATCTGCTAAGATCGATGGGGCACCAGAATTCCGGATCTTCGTTCAAATTATTTTGCCTTTGTCTATGCCAGTGTTAGCTACAGTAGGTTTGTTTCAGACCCTGGCCTATTGGAATGATTGGTACCTTAGTTTGATCTTTATCTCACCCGAAGGTCATGTCAATTTACAATACCTAATGTATAAGACGATGCTGAATGTTCAGTTCCTGACTGCAAGTCCTCAGGCGATGGCTGCCTTAGCTGCACAAGGTGTAGAGATCAATATTCCGACAGAAACGGTAAGAATGGCGATGGCTGTTATTGGTATTGGACCTATCGTGTTTGTATATTCCTTCTTCCAGAAGTATTTTATTAAAGGGCTTACCGTGGGTGCTGTCAAAGGTTAA
- a CDS encoding extracellular solute-binding protein has translation MKKSMTLLLSLIFVSSALLTGCGGNNNESSNKGDGNATATNSAATNAPATEEPVNNEPFEMTIRHTQIGADKQKRLAILEEVVNKVQEDVPGLTFKLDGVDSDVNRKEKLRGEMAAGNPPEIFDLFGSPDSKIYAKEGKLLDLTPILEELGIKDKFSNLDPFTYEGKIYGLPIGGSGEGFFYNKEYYTSKGWKAPTTFAELEQQLADIKADGKVPLAGASKAGWVPLMLANHLWSRYAGPDVTAKFATGEAKWSDPNVVKGFAKYKEWVDKGYFKKGELGFEYAEYTTQFTSGEAILLYDGTWKSSVFKTGQSGEGLIGKVGFFNIPAVEGGAGDQTALMRDVNNGYGFSASAEKDPRQLAAVKSFIKNLFNEEMQLRGLVEDGVLPAMKIDQNVLNENITDDLMSEIVGVLNNSQSSFPAFDSLVQADVTTEISNIQIQKLIGDQTTPEKMGEALQKVQEEANAAVE, from the coding sequence ATGAAAAAAAGTATGACTTTGCTATTGTCCCTGATTTTCGTATCATCAGCTTTACTGACTGGTTGCGGAGGCAACAACAATGAGTCTTCTAACAAAGGAGATGGAAACGCTACCGCGACTAATTCAGCCGCTACAAATGCTCCTGCAACAGAAGAACCGGTAAATAACGAGCCATTTGAAATGACGATTCGTCACACTCAAATCGGTGCAGACAAGCAGAAACGTCTGGCTATTCTCGAAGAAGTAGTTAACAAGGTACAAGAGGATGTACCGGGTCTGACCTTTAAACTCGATGGGGTAGATTCAGATGTAAACCGTAAAGAAAAATTGCGTGGTGAAATGGCTGCGGGTAATCCGCCGGAAATCTTCGATCTGTTCGGTAGCCCTGACTCCAAGATCTATGCTAAAGAAGGTAAATTACTTGACCTGACTCCAATTCTTGAGGAACTTGGAATTAAGGATAAATTCTCAAATCTTGATCCTTTCACTTATGAAGGAAAAATCTATGGATTGCCTATCGGTGGTTCTGGTGAAGGCTTCTTCTATAACAAAGAATACTATACAAGCAAGGGCTGGAAGGCTCCAACAACGTTTGCCGAATTGGAACAACAATTGGCTGATATCAAGGCTGATGGAAAAGTACCTTTGGCTGGTGCATCCAAAGCTGGTTGGGTACCACTTATGTTAGCTAACCACTTGTGGTCACGTTATGCAGGTCCAGATGTAACTGCTAAATTTGCAACAGGCGAAGCTAAATGGTCTGATCCAAATGTAGTAAAAGGATTTGCGAAATACAAAGAATGGGTTGATAAAGGCTATTTCAAAAAAGGCGAACTTGGCTTTGAATATGCTGAATACACAACACAATTCACTAGTGGTGAAGCGATCCTGCTGTATGATGGTACTTGGAAATCCTCCGTATTTAAAACTGGCCAATCTGGCGAAGGTTTGATCGGTAAAGTTGGCTTCTTCAATATCCCAGCAGTTGAAGGCGGAGCAGGCGACCAAACTGCATTGATGCGCGATGTAAACAATGGTTATGGTTTCTCTGCATCTGCTGAGAAAGATCCACGTCAATTGGCTGCTGTGAAATCTTTTATTAAAAACTTATTTAATGAAGAAATGCAATTGCGTGGACTTGTTGAAGATGGTGTATTGCCAGCAATGAAGATTGACCAAAACGTATTGAATGAGAATATTACTGATGATCTGATGAGCGAAATCGTAGGTGTACTTAACAACTCACAATCTTCGTTCCCAGCATTTGACTCTCTTGTTCAAGCTGATGTAACTACAGAAATCAGTAACATTCAAATTCAAAAACTGATTGGCGATCAGACGACTCCTGAGAAAATGGGCGAAGCTTTGCAAAAGGTACAAGAAGAAGCAAACGCAGCAGTTGAATAA
- a CDS encoding ABC transporter permease has product MSVTNPSVSLSEVKKPGRGRTPNFLRVMKKYWVFYLMMLPAIVILIINNYIPMLGTVIAFKDINYQKGILGSDWVGLANFKYLISTETAWIITRNTLLYNTAFIILTLFFSLAFAIMFNEMRSRWLSKFHQSAMFLPYFLSWVVVSYLVYGFLSAEHGFMNKTLLPFFGVDPIEWYSQSKYWPGILVIVKIWKEIGYTTVIYMAAIIGIDNEYYEAALIDGASKWKQIRKITLPLISPVIIVMTLLQIGRIFNADFGLFFQVTRNAGALYSTTQVIDTYVYQTFLAIGDIGMSSAAGLVQSVVGFLLIFLANLAVRRISKDDALF; this is encoded by the coding sequence ATGAGTGTGACGAATCCTTCCGTCAGCTTGTCAGAAGTAAAGAAACCAGGCAGGGGAAGAACGCCGAATTTTCTTAGAGTAATGAAGAAATACTGGGTGTTCTATTTGATGATGTTACCTGCGATAGTGATTCTAATCATCAATAACTACATACCGATGTTAGGAACGGTAATTGCATTTAAGGATATCAATTACCAAAAAGGGATTCTGGGTAGTGATTGGGTCGGGTTAGCAAACTTCAAATATTTAATCTCGACGGAGACGGCCTGGATCATTACGAGGAATACGTTATTGTATAATACAGCGTTTATTATACTGACGCTATTTTTTTCGCTAGCTTTCGCAATTATGTTTAACGAAATGCGTAGCAGATGGCTATCGAAATTCCATCAAAGCGCTATGTTTCTCCCTTATTTTCTCTCTTGGGTCGTCGTAAGTTACTTAGTATACGGCTTTCTGAGTGCAGAGCATGGGTTCATGAACAAGACATTACTCCCGTTCTTTGGGGTAGATCCTATCGAATGGTATTCACAGTCTAAATATTGGCCTGGGATTCTTGTAATTGTGAAGATATGGAAAGAGATTGGGTATACAACGGTTATATATATGGCCGCTATCATTGGAATAGATAATGAATATTATGAGGCGGCACTTATTGATGGAGCTTCTAAATGGAAGCAGATTCGAAAAATCACGCTGCCCCTGATCAGTCCAGTTATTATAGTAATGACGCTGCTGCAGATAGGTAGGATTTTTAACGCAGACTTCGGATTATTCTTTCAGGTTACGAGAAATGCAGGAGCATTATACTCGACGACGCAGGTTATCGACACTTATGTATATCAGACCTTCCTTGCAATCGGTGATATAGGAATGTCTTCAGCCGCGGGTCTCGTTCAATCTGTTGTAGGATTTCTATTGATTTTCTTGGCGAATCTAGCAGTGCGACGAATCAGTAAAGATGATGCTTTATTTTAA
- a CDS encoding response regulator transcription factor: MLKVLLVDDEAPILNNLNRVLPWQEMGMEVVGMARSGMDALRIAEEKQPDLVLCDIRMPVMDGLTFIGKLREMGLDSEVLLLTGYQEFDYAREAIRLGVKEYICKPIHYEELGNKVREIGAKIRSKQFKNKLYNSIPIFQEIPEGEDDSGKKTPDQLMNQAAKYITEHLHSDIGIEEVANKIGISGSYFCLLFKNRFAMTFVEYVTLQRIEAAKFMLTNSDKSITMIGSGVGYQERRYFTKVFQKQTGMSPKEYRDRCRTEVQ, from the coding sequence ATGCTAAAAGTATTATTGGTTGATGACGAAGCCCCAATTCTGAATAATCTGAACAGGGTGTTGCCTTGGCAGGAGATGGGGATGGAGGTTGTCGGTATGGCGCGAAGTGGAATGGATGCTTTGCGTATTGCCGAGGAGAAACAGCCTGATCTTGTGTTATGTGACATCCGTATGCCAGTGATGGACGGGTTAACTTTTATCGGTAAGTTGCGGGAGATGGGATTGGATAGCGAGGTGCTGCTTCTTACCGGATATCAGGAGTTTGATTATGCACGGGAAGCGATTCGGCTAGGTGTTAAAGAGTATATTTGTAAGCCGATACATTATGAAGAGCTTGGCAATAAGGTACGGGAAATTGGGGCTAAGATCCGTAGTAAGCAGTTTAAGAATAAACTGTATAATAGCATTCCAATTTTTCAGGAAATCCCTGAAGGTGAAGATGATTCTGGCAAAAAAACACCGGATCAGCTGATGAACCAAGCAGCTAAGTACATCACAGAACATCTCCATTCTGATATTGGGATTGAGGAAGTGGCGAATAAGATCGGGATTAGTGGCAGTTATTTCTGTCTCTTATTTAAGAATCGTTTTGCTATGACTTTTGTGGAATACGTGACCCTACAACGAATTGAAGCTGCTAAGTTTATGCTAACTAACAGTGATAAGAGTATTACGATGATTGGCTCCGGAGTTGGCTATCAGGAGCGGCGTTATTTTACCAAGGTATTTCAGAAGCAGACGGGGATGTCGCCTAAGGAGTATCGCGACCGATGCCGGACCGAAGTGCAGTGA
- a CDS encoding cache domain-containing sensor histidine kinase: MNLRYKLFTAFLGLIIIPLFILGMLMFFVTYNSIEKKYSQQSEYSLKAISYSISNVLKDMDNVTDNGIATSVFHMALSADDPTNQDLTDAEQLNLNASQRNFRSLLFNHPSISYAFLYNFNGRGNSEIVSLFNKENFRTLPYDTFKKSDLYQEVMDLNGVPKWLAPHEYPELTGTEPVFTQIRLVKELSFFQNIGILVVQIKNWEFESIFRNLKIGDSNQDVSFMLVNDDGMILFDPDQKLDGQDFQSFADKEITFKKGFQSFKTEYNGEKSILSMYHLKDYPWSLVSVTSWNTLSHEVTVFARWFVAVIFLCLLAAVIFNLFFMNRITGGIAVIVRFMRRVEDGDLTTRVEVKGNDELTLLAKGFNDLMDKINGLFNRIHVEQRRKNQAEMRVLQAQIKPHFLFNTLESINVLAIQNEGKKVSEMVYRLASILRISIQDREEITLDEEVKHLRNYLDIQKFRFEDLFEYEIDIPNELMSCGILKLTLQPLVENSIQHGFEGIDYKGHVSVKVWEKQGDLILRIEDNGIGITPSQLAIFQYIVNDPVEQEVKVERDNRMNLERRGLGIRSVADRIRIEYGDRYGIFICSSPGHGTIIQCVIPKYEQGEDHYAKSIIG, encoded by the coding sequence ATGAATTTGCGCTATAAATTATTTACGGCATTTTTGGGCCTGATTATCATTCCTTTATTTATTCTAGGCATGCTTATGTTTTTTGTGACTTATAATTCTATTGAGAAAAAGTACAGCCAGCAGTCGGAATACTCACTTAAAGCGATTAGCTACAGTATTTCTAATGTACTAAAAGATATGGATAACGTTACAGACAACGGAATTGCTACCTCGGTATTTCATATGGCCCTTAGTGCAGATGATCCTACCAATCAGGATTTGACTGATGCTGAGCAACTGAATCTGAATGCGAGCCAGCGCAATTTCCGTAGTCTGTTGTTTAATCATCCATCGATCAGTTATGCGTTTTTGTACAATTTTAACGGTAGAGGTAACTCTGAAATCGTGTCGCTTTTTAACAAGGAAAATTTCCGAACGCTACCCTATGATACATTCAAAAAAAGTGATCTGTACCAGGAAGTTATGGACTTGAATGGTGTGCCGAAATGGCTGGCTCCTCACGAGTATCCCGAGCTTACGGGTACTGAACCTGTGTTTACACAAATTCGCTTAGTGAAGGAATTGAGCTTCTTTCAGAACATAGGTATCCTAGTTGTGCAGATCAAGAATTGGGAGTTCGAATCCATATTTCGCAATCTAAAAATTGGGGATAGCAATCAGGATGTTTCCTTTATGCTTGTAAATGATGATGGAATGATTCTTTTTGACCCAGATCAAAAGCTGGATGGACAGGACTTCCAGTCTTTCGCGGATAAAGAGATTACCTTTAAAAAAGGGTTTCAGAGTTTCAAAACAGAGTACAACGGGGAGAAAAGCATTCTTTCCATGTATCACTTGAAGGACTATCCATGGAGTCTGGTATCTGTGACTTCTTGGAATACGTTGTCTCACGAAGTTACAGTATTTGCTCGCTGGTTCGTCGCTGTGATTTTCCTTTGCTTATTGGCAGCTGTGATCTTCAATTTATTTTTTATGAACCGGATTACCGGCGGCATCGCCGTCATTGTTCGTTTTATGCGCCGGGTTGAAGACGGAGATCTGACCACTAGGGTAGAAGTTAAAGGAAATGATGAGTTAACGCTGCTTGCTAAGGGATTTAATGATCTTATGGATAAAATTAATGGGTTATTTAACAGAATTCATGTGGAGCAGCGTCGCAAGAATCAAGCTGAGATGCGTGTTCTGCAGGCACAGATTAAACCACATTTTTTATTCAATACATTAGAATCAATCAATGTTCTCGCTATACAGAATGAAGGTAAAAAAGTTAGTGAGATGGTCTACAGGCTGGCCAGTATTTTGCGAATTAGCATTCAGGATCGGGAAGAGATTACGCTGGATGAAGAAGTTAAACATTTGCGCAATTATTTGGATATACAAAAATTCCGCTTTGAAGATTTGTTCGAATATGAGATCGATATTCCGAATGAATTGATGAGTTGCGGTATCCTTAAACTCACTTTACAACCGCTTGTAGAGAACAGCATTCAACATGGATTTGAGGGCATTGATTACAAAGGTCATGTTTCTGTGAAAGTTTGGGAGAAGCAGGGGGATTTGATTTTACGTATTGAAGATAATGGTATTGGTATTACACCGTCTCAGTTAGCTATTTTTCAATATATTGTGAATGATCCTGTGGAGCAAGAAGTTAAGGTTGAACGGGATAACCGGATGAATCTTGAACGCAGAGGTCTTGGTATTCGCAGTGTAGCAGATCGCATCCGCATTGAATACGGTGACAGGTACGGAATATTTATCTGTTCTAGTCCAGGTCATGGTACTATTATCCAATGTGTCATACCTAAATACGAGCAGGGGGAAGATCATTATGCTAAAAGTATTATTGGTTGA
- a CDS encoding carbohydrate ABC transporter permease: protein MNKALRNPVVFFLFVLPALILFTMFFIYPIFSSIYYSFTSWNGVSETVKSAGLSNYEKALGDERFWISVKNNGWFILFSVCIQVPLIVFFSLLISNVKKLKGLYKTAVFMPSIMSTAVIGILWGFIYEPNIGLFNKLLSLVGINPIYWLSDERFAMLSILLTNAWQWTGFYIVMVLAAILAIPGELDEAAAIDGATGFQRATRITLPLIVPIISVVIMLSIAGAMKAADIVIVMTKGGPAGSTDVMATYMIKYAITNFKYGYGNAIAVLIFAFTLVVTVLYQLLIARRTERIEY from the coding sequence ATGAATAAAGCATTAAGAAATCCAGTGGTATTTTTCCTTTTCGTTCTTCCAGCATTGATATTGTTCACGATGTTTTTCATTTACCCCATTTTCAGTTCTATTTATTACAGTTTTACCAGTTGGAACGGTGTATCGGAGACGGTTAAATCAGCCGGATTAAGTAATTATGAGAAAGCATTAGGAGATGAACGATTCTGGATATCCGTTAAGAACAACGGTTGGTTTATTCTTTTCTCCGTATGTATCCAGGTACCGTTGATCGTATTCTTCTCGTTATTGATTTCTAATGTGAAGAAGTTAAAAGGCTTATATAAGACAGCAGTCTTTATGCCTTCCATTATGTCTACAGCAGTTATCGGTATTCTCTGGGGGTTTATCTATGAGCCCAACATTGGACTTTTTAATAAGCTCCTTAGTCTAGTAGGAATTAATCCTATTTACTGGCTGTCAGATGAGAGATTTGCAATGCTTTCTATTTTGTTGACGAATGCTTGGCAGTGGACTGGATTTTATATCGTTATGGTCCTAGCGGCGATTCTAGCTATTCCTGGTGAATTGGATGAAGCTGCAGCCATTGACGGCGCAACCGGATTTCAACGCGCTACCCGTATCACGCTCCCACTAATCGTACCGATCATCTCGGTTGTAATTATGCTATCCATTGCTGGAGCAATGAAAGCGGCGGATATTGTCATCGTTATGACTAAGGGGGGACCTGCAGGTTCAACCGATGTAATGGCAACATACATGATTAAATATGCGATCACGAACTTTAAGTATGGATACGGAAATGCCATCGCTGTCCTGATCTTTGCGTTTACACTGGTGGTTACAGTCCTTTATCAGCTGCTGATTGCACGTCGTACAGAAAGGATTGAATACTGA
- a CDS encoding ABC transporter substrate-binding protein, whose translation MKAVRKSALMTLLLTMVLSLSLAGCGGNNGNNEAASPAPSENATATNAAATDEPAADPTAEPAKELEPYTVKLIYVGAVQKDEKAVEDEINKLLEPKINAKLDIAPIDWGPWDNDVNLKIASQEKFDIIFTAQWKNYVTNAAKGAYLPINDDSGKYGNLLNEYGQGILKNLDPQFLKGSAINGVNYAVPTNKELAAQGGVVYRSDIADELGIDMSNVKSIQDLDAVLKVVKEKRPDLTPLYFKQGETFNSQYMAQYDTLGDAAIPGVLLKDSSDTKIQSMIEMDRYKEIIKLTREYMKKGYINKDAAVATNSTQDAMKAGNVFMTVQSLKPGKDSELANATGLVGKLKQIAFNDPTISTSDAAGSMLAISASSGDPARAMMVLDILHTDKDINNLLVFGIKGVHYEVVSGDTIKATDKTADYNTAAAWMLGSQFLNPVWESEAPDKWEQFKAFNSKGKASVALGFNFDASAMKTEMAACKAVMDEYDISLDTGSVDPDTVLTKYADKLKKAGLDKIIAEKQKQLDAFLAAQK comes from the coding sequence ATGAAAGCTGTTAGAAAAAGCGCACTAATGACACTATTGCTAACGATGGTACTGAGTCTTAGTTTAGCAGGCTGCGGTGGGAATAACGGGAATAATGAAGCAGCTTCACCTGCTCCAAGCGAAAATGCAACCGCTACCAATGCTGCTGCTACGGATGAGCCAGCCGCAGATCCTACTGCCGAACCGGCAAAAGAATTGGAGCCTTATACCGTCAAGTTAATCTATGTCGGTGCAGTGCAAAAGGATGAAAAAGCAGTAGAAGATGAAATCAATAAGTTATTGGAACCTAAAATCAACGCCAAATTGGATATCGCACCGATCGATTGGGGTCCATGGGACAATGATGTCAATCTGAAAATTGCGAGTCAGGAAAAATTCGATATCATCTTTACAGCTCAATGGAAGAACTACGTAACGAATGCAGCTAAAGGCGCTTATCTCCCGATTAATGACGATAGCGGCAAATATGGTAATCTCCTAAATGAATACGGCCAAGGGATTCTAAAAAATCTGGATCCACAATTCTTAAAAGGTTCAGCGATCAATGGTGTGAATTATGCTGTTCCTACAAACAAGGAGCTGGCTGCACAAGGTGGGGTTGTCTATCGCTCCGATATTGCGGATGAACTGGGCATCGATATGTCGAATGTGAAATCCATTCAAGATCTGGATGCAGTTCTCAAAGTAGTGAAGGAGAAAAGACCTGACCTGACTCCATTGTATTTCAAACAAGGTGAGACCTTTAACTCACAGTACATGGCACAATACGATACCCTTGGTGATGCTGCCATTCCTGGTGTTCTGCTTAAAGATTCCTCAGATACTAAGATTCAATCGATGATTGAGATGGATCGTTATAAAGAAATCATTAAACTTACTCGTGAGTATATGAAAAAGGGTTACATTAACAAAGACGCCGCAGTTGCTACGAATTCGACTCAGGATGCAATGAAGGCTGGCAATGTCTTTATGACAGTGCAATCGCTTAAACCAGGTAAAGATAGTGAGCTGGCGAATGCTACCGGCTTGGTTGGCAAGCTGAAACAAATTGCATTCAATGATCCAACGATTTCTACAAGTGATGCTGCTGGATCTATGCTTGCGATCTCTGCTTCCTCTGGTGATCCGGCCCGGGCTATGATGGTGCTAGATATTCTGCACACAGATAAAGATATCAACAATCTGCTTGTTTTCGGTATAAAAGGTGTTCACTATGAAGTCGTAAGTGGTGATACGATCAAAGCTACAGACAAAACAGCTGATTATAATACGGCTGCAGCTTGGATGCTTGGAAGTCAATTCCTGAACCCCGTGTGGGAAAGTGAAGCTCCAGACAAATGGGAACAATTCAAAGCCTTTAACTCTAAAGGTAAAGCTTCTGTAGCGCTTGGTTTCAACTTCGACGCCTCCGCGATGAAGACTGAAATGGCTGCTTGTAAAGCTGTAATGGATGAATACGACATCAGTTTGGATACGGGTTCTGTTGATCCTGATACCGTACTGACTAAGTATGCTGATAAGCTGAAAAAGGCAGGGCTCGATAAGATTATTGCAGAGAAACAAAAACAGCTGGATGCTTTCCTGGCTGCGCAAAAATAA
- a CDS encoding ABC transporter substrate-binding protein encodes MNVNGKLITVLLAFGLLLNTSGCQLSPSKEDTALQDPIQLNIWLTAGSGLESLIDQYQSQHPELEIHIQTSTSTQLPAKLQTSFAAGYSSPDVAAIDISYLDRFKQFPDYFYNLKTFEADNLKDQFLNWKWQEVLGNDFIFGLPTEIGPYAMLYRTDIFALSGLPTKPEEVAKEIQTWEQFLEAGTKVQERTGKAFVNDLENLYLTLLRQSKLQYYSPTTQELILDNNPAVKRAWDFSIHALKLNLSASIAVDTQRWGAGLLNGDFAVMLCPAWMIGHIKSSAPTASGLWNVTQIPENSANRGGSVLTLPKTGNHPDESFALIKWLTEPTQQLVSFKVQGAFPSTPEIYDDPEIHDLHDPYFPNSELGLTLSSAAKAVIPTYYGPHHADVETSMLEYLTKAEKGELTPELAWTLAVQAAKQIDSSFR; translated from the coding sequence TCTCCCCTTCCAAGGAAGATACCGCTTTACAAGACCCGATACAGCTGAACATCTGGCTCACTGCCGGATCAGGTCTTGAGTCGCTCATTGACCAATATCAATCTCAACATCCCGAGCTAGAGATTCATATTCAAACCTCCACCTCCACGCAGCTTCCAGCCAAGCTACAGACTTCATTCGCAGCAGGTTATAGTTCCCCGGACGTGGCTGCCATTGATATTAGCTATTTGGATCGCTTCAAACAGTTCCCTGATTATTTTTATAACCTAAAAACTTTTGAAGCTGACAATCTGAAGGACCAGTTTCTGAATTGGAAGTGGCAGGAGGTGCTGGGTAATGATTTTATTTTCGGATTACCAACGGAAATTGGACCCTATGCCATGTTATATCGAACGGATATATTCGCATTATCAGGTCTCCCTACTAAACCAGAGGAAGTGGCTAAAGAAATCCAAACTTGGGAGCAATTCCTTGAAGCGGGCACCAAAGTACAGGAGAGAACAGGAAAAGCTTTTGTAAATGACTTGGAGAACCTCTATCTCACCCTTCTACGTCAGTCCAAGCTTCAATATTACAGTCCCACAACGCAAGAATTGATCCTCGACAATAATCCAGCGGTCAAACGAGCCTGGGACTTCTCAATTCATGCCCTTAAGCTAAATCTGTCCGCCAGTATTGCAGTGGATACGCAACGCTGGGGTGCAGGCCTGCTCAACGGAGATTTTGCAGTCATGCTCTGTCCGGCTTGGATGATTGGTCATATCAAGAGCAGCGCTCCAACTGCCAGCGGTTTATGGAATGTAACACAAATCCCAGAAAACAGCGCTAATCGCGGAGGCTCCGTTCTGACCTTACCAAAGACAGGTAATCATCCTGATGAATCCTTTGCTCTTATTAAATGGCTAACCGAACCAACGCAGCAATTGGTTTCTTTCAAGGTACAAGGGGCTTTCCCTTCCACCCCCGAAATCTATGATGACCCAGAGATCCACGATCTGCATGATCCTTATTTTCCTAATTCAGAGCTTGGTCTGACCCTTTCGTCAGCAGCAAAAGCAGTAATTCCGACCTATTACGGCCCTCATCACGCTGACGTGGAGACAAGCATGCTCGAATACTTGACCAAAGCTGAAAAAGGCGAGCTAACTCCTGAACTGGCTTGGACCCTTGCTGTTCAAGCCGCAAAACAAATAGACAGCTCCTTCCGCTAA